From Candidatus Eisenbacteria bacterium, a single genomic window includes:
- a CDS encoding ATP-binding protein, translated as MIRRITRWKRTWVVLVAVGLGALNWIADCILHAQVYHEGNLTQQLFTQEPMEILLRSSGIALLVGLGIGLQFAISKRKRLDGLLRAKEEEFRVIFDEAADGILLADMESKKFHLGNKAMCRMLGYSSEEIKSIGVMDIHPEKDLPYVVDQFERLVKREFTLSRDLPMKRKDGSVLYVDVSATTIKIAEKTYLAGFFRDTTERKHAYEMVEKSQRELALRNRIVNVFLTVPDEQMYGEVLDILLEAMQSEYGTFGYLEDGTLVVPSLTRGVWDKCNVRDKRVVFPRESWGNSTWAQAIAKKKTVFSNQPSVTTPEGHIKITRHIALPIVHHGEVIGLIKVANKKTEYSDSDVQLLETLGKTIAPVLDARLHRDKKELERNKVGQALSRSNAALESANQKLMRLDGMKSDFVSNVSHELRTPLTAVKAYAETLLEYDSLSEEQRESFLRIILEQSDRLATLVDDLLDLSKIEAGKLEMKLTPVNVNRAIATAIQSVGPGAQKGDIEISVSPSQEDGYVLADENRFVQVLVNLLNNSVKFTEQGGRIDVISVPVADSAGGSVQSEVKPTYLRITISDNGIGIATEELDRVFDKFKQVTEKTTGKPMGTGLGLTICRSLVEAMGGRIWAENNGGKGSRFHFTLPLADGPEPERNGMKTHNGQAVGELSVASHT; from the coding sequence ATGATACGCCGTATCACGAGATGGAAACGAACATGGGTGGTACTAGTCGCAGTCGGTCTTGGCGCGCTCAACTGGATTGCAGATTGCATCCTACATGCTCAAGTATATCATGAAGGCAATCTCACCCAGCAGCTGTTCACTCAAGAGCCGATGGAAATCTTGTTGCGTTCGTCAGGGATCGCCTTGCTTGTGGGATTAGGCATCGGTCTGCAATTCGCTATTTCGAAGCGCAAGCGGCTGGATGGCTTGTTGCGGGCGAAGGAAGAAGAATTCAGAGTTATTTTTGATGAAGCAGCGGATGGAATATTGCTAGCCGACATGGAAAGCAAGAAATTCCACCTGGGTAATAAGGCCATGTGCCGCATGCTTGGCTACAGCTCGGAGGAAATCAAGAGCATAGGGGTCATGGATATACATCCCGAAAAAGATCTTCCTTATGTTGTCGATCAATTTGAAAGGCTGGTAAAGAGAGAATTCACATTGTCTCGGGACTTGCCCATGAAGAGAAAAGACGGCAGCGTTCTTTATGTTGATGTTAGCGCAACAACCATCAAGATTGCTGAGAAGACATATCTAGCGGGCTTTTTTCGTGACACCACCGAGCGCAAGCACGCGTACGAGATGGTCGAGAAGTCGCAACGGGAGCTGGCCCTAAGAAATCGGATTGTCAACGTGTTTCTTACCGTGCCTGACGAGCAAATGTACGGAGAAGTGCTGGACATCCTGTTGGAAGCCATGCAAAGCGAATACGGGACCTTCGGCTACTTAGAAGACGGAACACTTGTTGTCCCATCTTTGACCCGAGGCGTTTGGGATAAATGCAATGTTCGCGACAAACGTGTTGTATTTCCCCGAGAAAGCTGGGGAAACAGCACCTGGGCACAAGCAATAGCGAAGAAGAAAACTGTCTTTTCAAACCAGCCATCCGTCACAACTCCAGAAGGTCACATCAAGATCACGAGGCACATCGCTCTGCCAATCGTTCATCATGGAGAAGTCATCGGGCTCATAAAGGTTGCAAATAAGAAGACTGAATATAGCGATAGCGACGTCCAGTTGCTGGAGACGCTTGGGAAGACCATTGCCCCGGTCCTCGATGCCAGACTGCACAGAGACAAGAAGGAGCTGGAGCGCAATAAAGTCGGGCAAGCTCTCAGCCGCTCAAATGCGGCGCTGGAAAGCGCAAATCAGAAACTCATGAGGCTGGACGGGATGAAATCGGACTTTGTGTCCAATGTGTCACACGAGCTCAGGACTCCGCTGACCGCCGTCAAGGCGTACGCCGAAACTCTCCTTGAGTACGATTCCCTCTCAGAGGAACAGCGAGAGTCGTTCTTGAGAATAATACTGGAACAGAGCGATAGACTGGCAACTCTGGTTGATGATTTGCTGGATCTCTCGAAGATTGAAGCGGGCAAGCTAGAAATGAAGCTGACGCCTGTCAACGTGAATAGGGCAATAGCTACTGCAATCCAGAGTGTAGGGCCGGGGGCACAGAAGGGAGACATCGAAATTAGCGTCAGTCCGTCGCAAGAAGATGGCTACGTACTTGCAGACGAAAACAGATTCGTTCAGGTTCTCGTTAATCTGCTCAACAACTCCGTCAAGTTCACCGAGCAAGGGGGCCGAATAGATGTGATCTCAGTCCCTGTGGCGGACAGTGCCGGAGGCAGCGTGCAGAGCGAAGTGAAACCAACCTACCTGCGCATCACCATATCGGATAATGGCATTGGAATCGCAACCGAGGAACTGGACAGGGTGTTCGACAAGTTCAAGCAGGTGACTGAGAAGACTACAGGCAAGCCGATGGGTACAGGACTGGGGCTTACAATTTGCAGGAGCCTGGTGGAGGCAATGGGCGGCCGCATCTGGGCCGAGAACAACGGTGGAAAAGGCAGCCGCTTCCACTTTACTCTTCCTCTTGCAGACGGGCCTGAGCCGGAACGTAATGGGATGAAAACGCATAACGGGCAGGCCGTGGGCGAACTCAGCGTAGCTTCACATACGTAG
- a CDS encoding putative glycoside hydrolase, whose amino-acid sequence MRVVMLTKRSTLTILALLLAPFVLVGCGSDKTTSPIRDLATAPENVRYSRGFFIPAYFVLDQQNKIELNQKFDFIIAPRLEDASGINSGSIVIKTGVAGSTSNNESYLDEWSEIDKHEDWFMHSSSTSSPENRISLAPNYPNLFWMDIGSRGWKNFVVSKYKEVVEDNPTIDGVFVDGPPDPSEYIGTLGSAHPTYSASEYEAKAVEILLAIRSAIGSNKIMVSNSNLCKSFTAVADGNMNEGFVHFGGWPNSRQESKAEWLSEVNAIADTDFNGKYLLIGSGSKEETLSSMVEYCYASFLVGYNASSHAYFYWHSNAEGCYGTLFWSDLWEMTIGEPLGDRLESDGTYRRNLTQGVVLANPNDVGEPITVSLDASYLNSVGDTVTSVTLPNKSGAVLKKLD is encoded by the coding sequence ATGAGAGTCGTCATGCTCACGAAGCGGTCCACGCTCACAATTCTTGCCCTGCTTCTAGCACCTTTCGTACTGGTTGGGTGTGGCAGTGACAAGACAACTAGCCCGATTAGAGATCTTGCGACGGCTCCCGAGAATGTCAGATATTCACGGGGATTCTTCATTCCGGCGTACTTTGTCCTGGATCAACAGAACAAAATCGAACTGAACCAGAAATTCGACTTCATTATTGCCCCGCGCCTGGAAGATGCTTCAGGAATAAATTCTGGAAGCATTGTGATTAAGACAGGAGTTGCCGGCAGTACCTCAAACAATGAAAGTTACTTGGATGAGTGGTCTGAAATAGATAAGCATGAAGATTGGTTCATGCATTCTTCCTCAACTTCCTCTCCCGAGAACAGAATTTCGCTCGCCCCAAATTATCCTAATCTGTTCTGGATGGATATCGGTTCAAGAGGCTGGAAGAATTTTGTCGTATCAAAATACAAGGAAGTAGTTGAAGATAATCCAACAATTGATGGAGTATTTGTTGATGGGCCACCAGATCCATCTGAGTATATTGGAACTCTGGGCTCGGCTCATCCTACCTATTCTGCTTCTGAATACGAGGCAAAGGCCGTAGAAATACTTTTGGCCATAAGATCTGCAATTGGTTCAAACAAGATAATGGTTTCAAATTCAAATCTCTGCAAGTCGTTTACTGCTGTAGCAGACGGAAACATGAATGAAGGCTTTGTTCACTTTGGGGGCTGGCCAAACAGTAGGCAAGAGTCAAAAGCAGAATGGCTTTCAGAAGTAAATGCAATTGCCGACACTGATTTCAATGGAAAATATCTTCTAATCGGCAGCGGCTCTAAAGAGGAAACACTGTCTTCGATGGTTGAATATTGCTACGCCTCTTTCTTGGTCGGATATAATGCAAGTTCTCATGCCTACTTTTACTGGCATTCCAATGCTGAAGGCTGTTATGGTACGTTGTTTTGGTCTGATTTATGGGAGATGACGATTGGAGAACCGCTGGGCGATCGTCTGGAGTCAGACGGTACATATAGACGCAATTTAACTCAAGGAGTAGTGCTGGCCAATCCGAATGATGTTGGAGAACCAATAACTGTCAGTTTGGATGCGTCCTATCTGAACTCAGTCGGCGATACTGTTACGAGCGTGACTCTGCCCAACAAGAGTGGCGCTGTTCTCAAGAAACTGGACTAG
- a CDS encoding CPBP family intramembrane metalloprotease has product MAFVVIAYAISWAIWLTGILSIDGLTSIEDERFAGFLLAGSFGPTVAALVMAGFTAGRSSIVSLLKRLILVRVNWRVYVVTLFLMPVIGLVFYLVLGISAKIALWKIATTMVALVPLNALLGGVIFGFGPLGEEMGWRGFLQSHLQGRVNSVTTAIIVGLVWAFWHLPAFRFADFRNGLDWSQFVVLYPISTILLAFIMGHLWRWSNGSLFIAIFFHAVLNTTAVNLTRDNWWDFGDLTAVQIYLSILAIFALTACATELLSRTVLRQSEPE; this is encoded by the coding sequence GTGGCTTTTGTGGTTATCGCCTATGCCATTTCGTGGGCGATTTGGCTGACAGGCATACTATCAATTGATGGACTGACCAGTATTGAAGACGAAAGATTCGCGGGATTTCTCTTGGCAGGCAGTTTCGGCCCAACCGTAGCTGCGCTGGTGATGGCTGGCTTTACTGCCGGGCGCTCGTCTATTGTCAGCCTGCTAAAGCGCCTAATTCTCGTAAGGGTAAATTGGCGAGTTTATGTCGTTACCCTCTTTCTGATGCCAGTTATCGGGCTGGTATTCTATCTTGTTCTGGGTATTTCAGCCAAAATCGCTCTATGGAAAATCGCTACTACCATGGTCGCACTAGTACCATTGAATGCACTCTTGGGTGGAGTCATTTTCGGATTTGGTCCGCTGGGCGAAGAGATGGGTTGGCGTGGTTTTCTTCAATCTCATTTGCAAGGCCGCGTAAACTCAGTTACCACAGCAATCATAGTCGGCCTCGTTTGGGCTTTCTGGCATCTTCCAGCATTCAGGTTTGCAGATTTCCGCAACGGATTGGACTGGTCGCAATTCGTCGTGCTATATCCGATATCCACGATTCTTCTCGCATTTATCATGGGTCACCTGTGGCGATGGAGCAATGGCAGTTTGTTCATAGCGATATTCTTCCATGCCGTACTGAATACGACGGCAGTAAATCTCACGCGCGACAACTGGTGGGATTTCGGAGATCTGACCGCCGTGCAAATCTACCTTAGCATTCTGGCAATATTCGCGCTGACGGCCTGCGCAACCGAGCTATTGTCACGAACAGTGCTTCGACAATCAGAACCAGAATGA